The Pseudomonas sp. Marseille-Q3773 DNA window GGAGGCCGTCGCGTCAGCGCAGCCTGAAGCAGCACCTGAGCTGGATGCCTTCGATGAAGTGCCGACCCTCGATGTGCCGGGCCTGGACGAACAGGACCTGGACAGTGCCTTCGACCTGAGCCTGGGTGATGACCTGCCCGAGGAAGGCCCGCTGGCTGCGCCGGGGCTGGACGAACCGGTGTTGGATGAGCCGGTACTCGATGAGCCCCTGCCGCAAGTGGCGCAGGAAGAACAACAACCGTTTGCCGTCGATGCCGAGCTGCAGGCCGATGCCGACGCCGATTTCGAGGCCATGCTGGCCCAGGCCGAAGCGCAACCTGCTGTCGACCTGTCCGAATTCGACCTCGATGTCAGCGAGCCGGTTGCCCCGGCTGCACCGGCTGCCGACGAAACCCCGGTGGATGTCGCCGCGGAACTGGCTGCTTTCGACAGCGTGCCGGCGTTCGACCCATTGTCCGAGTTCGACCTTCCATCCGACTTCGACCTGTCGTTGTCGCTGGAAGATGATTCGCCAGCGGCGAAGAACTTCGCCTCCGAGCTGGACGATGTGAATGCCGAGCTGGACAAGCTGTCGCAGAGCCTCGAGTCGCCCTCGCTGGAGCCACATTTCACCAGCGAAGACGCCGCTGCCCAGCCAGAGCCGGAGCCGCTGGACGACCTGGACTTCGACTTCTTCTCCGGCAGCGACGAAGTGGCCACCAAGCTCGACCTGGCGCGTGCCTATATCGACATGGGCGACAACCAGGGGGCGCGCGACATCCTCGATGAAGTGGTCAAGGATGGTGATGAAAACCAGCGTCAGGAAGCCGAGGACATGCTTTCCCGTCTGGTTTGAGGCACGCGAGGCTGGCCTCTTCGTGGAAACCCGCGGAGAGGCCATCAAGGACCATGCGGATCCGACGGCAGCCCAACACGGCTGCCGTTGTCGTTATAATCCCCGCCATTCCGTACACCCCACAGGTTTCATGCTCTTGGACATCATCGACACCGCCGCCGAGTCTGCGGCCGAAGGCTACTCTCGCATCGCCCTGGGCGTGGAATACAAAGGCGCGCGCTACCGCGGCTGGCAGCGCCAGGCCAGCGGCGTGCCAAGTGTCCAGCAAGCGCTCGAGCAAGCGTTGTCCAAGGTGGCCAACGAGCCGATTTCGGTCATCTGCGCCGGGCGCACCGATGCCGGCGTACATGGCTGCGGGCAGGTCGTGCATTTCGACACCCGCGCCGTGCGCGACGAGCGCGCCTGGACCATGGGCACCAACTTCAACCTGCCGCATGACATCAGTGTGGTCTGGTCGCGGCCGATGCCGGCCGACTTCCATGCCCGTTTCAAGGCCTGTGCCCGGCGTTACCGCTACGTCATCTACAACGACCCGATCCGCCCGGCGCACCTGGCCGAGGAGGTCACCTGGAACCATCGCCCGCTGGATGTCGAGCGCATGGCCGAAGCC harbors:
- the truA gene encoding tRNA pseudouridine(38-40) synthase TruA, which codes for MLLDIIDTAAESAAEGYSRIALGVEYKGARYRGWQRQASGVPSVQQALEQALSKVANEPISVICAGRTDAGVHGCGQVVHFDTRAVRDERAWTMGTNFNLPHDISVVWSRPMPADFHARFKACARRYRYVIYNDPIRPAHLAEEVTWNHRPLDVERMAEAAQYLLGTHDFSAFRASQCQAKSPIKHIYHLRVTRHGQMIVLDIRATAFLHHMVRNIAGVLMTIGAGERPVAWAREVLEGRNRREGGVTAHPYGLYLVQVEYPEEYALPSRYIGPHFLTGYEALAD